One part of the Aricia agestis chromosome Z, ilAriAges1.1, whole genome shotgun sequence genome encodes these proteins:
- the LOC121739127 gene encoding sodium/potassium/calcium exchanger 3 isoform X1, which translates to MNASDRDVYVRNCTPPAIDDFPAGLFTELQRQHGAIVLHAFISIYLFVALAVVCDKFFVPAVDRICTALNMTNDVAGATFMAAATSAPELFVNVIGTFITEGDIGVGTIVGSAVFNILAVAACCGIGAGMVVPLDWWPLTRDCLAYGITVSILICIMHDEYVQWYEAFLLVLLYGVYICIMYYDKSIQNFAKGSWKCVSNMMKKDDEKSESDVAVEKDPKSINNRADGDHHQQNGNIKTVAILYSDVSEKKAVDNKGFDEDQITNDEHIPKIDNEIALQDEINQVNIEEGNKEAADEYEHSLWKWPSGRSAITKATWIITWPIHLVYLFTIPDCEKPRFKNWFPLTFIMCIVWIGSLSYVVAWMITIIGDTLMIPDSVMGITFLAAGTSVPEAVSSVIVAKQGHGSMGISNSIGSNTFDILLCLGLPWLIKASLTPAEPGNYWVKINSMGLEYSAISLLSTLLLLYLTFWFNKFKLDAAVGRACLAMYAMFLVLATLIELNVFFPVNVRTCRRSELKS; encoded by the exons ACGTTTACGTCCGCAACTGCACACCGCCGGCCATCGATGACTTCCCCGCGGGTCTGTTCACGGAGCTCCAGAGGCAGCATGGCGCTATCGTCCTCCACGCCTTCATCTCCATCTATCTTTTCGTCGCGCTGGCTGTCGTCTGTGACAAGTTCTTCGTGCCTGCTGTCGATCGGATATGCACTG CACTAAACATGACGAACGACGTAGCTGGTGCTACATTCATGGCAGCTGCTACGTCAGCACCAGAGCTGTTCGTCAACGTCATTGGGACCTTCATCACTGAGGGAGACATCGGCGTTGGGACCATCGTGGGGTCAGCCGTTTTCAATATCCTCGCAGTGGCCGCCTGCTGTGGAATCGGAGCAGGAATG gtTGTTCCACTTGATTGGTGGCCTCTGACGCGGGATTGTCTTGCTTACGGAATAACTGTATCCATACTTATCTGTATAATGCACGATGAATATGTTCAGTGGTATGAAGCATTTTTGCTGGTCTTACTCTACGGAGTTTATATCTGCATCATGTACTACGACAAGTCAATACAGAACTTTgccaaag GAAGCTGGAAATGTGTATCGAATATGATGAAGAAGGATGACGAAAAATCAGAAAGTGATGTTGCGGTTGAAAAAG ATCCAAAATCTATAAACAACAGGGCTGATGGAGATCATCATCAACAAAATGGAAATATAAAAACTGTCGCTATCTTATATTCTGATGTAAGTGAAAAGAAGGCGGTAGATAACAAGGGCTTTGATGAAGATCAAATCACAAATGATGAACATATTCCTAAGATAGATAATGAAATTGCCCTTCAAGATGAAATCAACCAAGTGAACATTGAAGAGGGTAATAAAGAGGCTGCAGATGAATACGAACATTCTCTATGGAAATGGCCTTCTGGAAGAAGCGCTATTACTAag GCAACATGGATAATTACCTGGCCTATCCATTTGGTATACTTGTTTACGATCCCAGATTGTGAAAAACCACGTTTTAAAAATTGGTTCCCACTGACATTCATCATGTGCATAGTTTGGATTGGTTCATTGTCATATGTTGTTGCTTGGATGATAACTATAATCG gtgACACTTTAATGATTCCGGATTCAGTGATGGGTATTACATTTCTCGCTGCTGGTACCTCCGTACCAGAAGCAGTTTCAAGTGTGATTGTGGCTAAGCAGG GTCATGGCTCTATGGGGATAAGCAATTCAATTGGATCAAATACCTTTGATATTCTGCTATGTTTAGGTTTACCATGGCTAATCAAAGCTTCACTCACGCCTGCTGAACCAGGAAATTATTGG GTGAAAATAAATTCGATGGGATTGGAATATTCGGCGATATCGTTACTGTCGACTCTGCTGCTCCTGTACCTCACCTTCTGGTTTAACAAGTTCAAGCTGGATGCAGCAGTAGGAAGAGCCTGCTTGGCCATGTACGCCATGTTCTTAGTTCTGGCCACCCTCATTGAATTAAACGTTTTCTTCCCCGTAAATGTGCGCACTTGCAGGAGAAGTGAACTGAAGTCTTAA
- the LOC121739127 gene encoding sodium/potassium/calcium exchanger 3 isoform X2, with translation MGGADVYVRNCTPPAIDDFPAGLFTELQRQHGAIVLHAFISIYLFVALAVVCDKFFVPAVDRICTALNMTNDVAGATFMAAATSAPELFVNVIGTFITEGDIGVGTIVGSAVFNILAVAACCGIGAGMVVPLDWWPLTRDCLAYGITVSILICIMHDEYVQWYEAFLLVLLYGVYICIMYYDKSIQNFAKGSWKCVSNMMKKDDEKSESDVAVEKDPKSINNRADGDHHQQNGNIKTVAILYSDVSEKKAVDNKGFDEDQITNDEHIPKIDNEIALQDEINQVNIEEGNKEAADEYEHSLWKWPSGRSAITKATWIITWPIHLVYLFTIPDCEKPRFKNWFPLTFIMCIVWIGSLSYVVAWMITIIGDTLMIPDSVMGITFLAAGTSVPEAVSSVIVAKQGHGSMGISNSIGSNTFDILLCLGLPWLIKASLTPAEPGNYWVKINSMGLEYSAISLLSTLLLLYLTFWFNKFKLDAAVGRACLAMYAMFLVLATLIELNVFFPVNVRTCRRSELKS, from the exons ACGTTTACGTCCGCAACTGCACACCGCCGGCCATCGATGACTTCCCCGCGGGTCTGTTCACGGAGCTCCAGAGGCAGCATGGCGCTATCGTCCTCCACGCCTTCATCTCCATCTATCTTTTCGTCGCGCTGGCTGTCGTCTGTGACAAGTTCTTCGTGCCTGCTGTCGATCGGATATGCACTG CACTAAACATGACGAACGACGTAGCTGGTGCTACATTCATGGCAGCTGCTACGTCAGCACCAGAGCTGTTCGTCAACGTCATTGGGACCTTCATCACTGAGGGAGACATCGGCGTTGGGACCATCGTGGGGTCAGCCGTTTTCAATATCCTCGCAGTGGCCGCCTGCTGTGGAATCGGAGCAGGAATG gtTGTTCCACTTGATTGGTGGCCTCTGACGCGGGATTGTCTTGCTTACGGAATAACTGTATCCATACTTATCTGTATAATGCACGATGAATATGTTCAGTGGTATGAAGCATTTTTGCTGGTCTTACTCTACGGAGTTTATATCTGCATCATGTACTACGACAAGTCAATACAGAACTTTgccaaag GAAGCTGGAAATGTGTATCGAATATGATGAAGAAGGATGACGAAAAATCAGAAAGTGATGTTGCGGTTGAAAAAG ATCCAAAATCTATAAACAACAGGGCTGATGGAGATCATCATCAACAAAATGGAAATATAAAAACTGTCGCTATCTTATATTCTGATGTAAGTGAAAAGAAGGCGGTAGATAACAAGGGCTTTGATGAAGATCAAATCACAAATGATGAACATATTCCTAAGATAGATAATGAAATTGCCCTTCAAGATGAAATCAACCAAGTGAACATTGAAGAGGGTAATAAAGAGGCTGCAGATGAATACGAACATTCTCTATGGAAATGGCCTTCTGGAAGAAGCGCTATTACTAag GCAACATGGATAATTACCTGGCCTATCCATTTGGTATACTTGTTTACGATCCCAGATTGTGAAAAACCACGTTTTAAAAATTGGTTCCCACTGACATTCATCATGTGCATAGTTTGGATTGGTTCATTGTCATATGTTGTTGCTTGGATGATAACTATAATCG gtgACACTTTAATGATTCCGGATTCAGTGATGGGTATTACATTTCTCGCTGCTGGTACCTCCGTACCAGAAGCAGTTTCAAGTGTGATTGTGGCTAAGCAGG GTCATGGCTCTATGGGGATAAGCAATTCAATTGGATCAAATACCTTTGATATTCTGCTATGTTTAGGTTTACCATGGCTAATCAAAGCTTCACTCACGCCTGCTGAACCAGGAAATTATTGG GTGAAAATAAATTCGATGGGATTGGAATATTCGGCGATATCGTTACTGTCGACTCTGCTGCTCCTGTACCTCACCTTCTGGTTTAACAAGTTCAAGCTGGATGCAGCAGTAGGAAGAGCCTGCTTGGCCATGTACGCCATGTTCTTAGTTCTGGCCACCCTCATTGAATTAAACGTTTTCTTCCCCGTAAATGTGCGCACTTGCAGGAGAAGTGAACTGAAGTCTTAA